The region GCAGGACGATGTCCGCcattcaactgctgctgcgatcggaGACACGGATCTAGCGCGTACTTGAACTTGAAGCGTAGTGGCATAAAACTGTCTATGGAAGGTGTGTGTTGGGTTAAGTGCCACCGCAcgctgtgtgtttgggggtgTCTCGTGTGACACGCGATGGTGGCAAAtgagaaaatcaaaatcaaaccaaagaCAAATCTACCAGAACTCGAAAAAAGGGTTATAAGAGGATGAAAACAAGAAATGtaaagagggagagacacaGAAAGGGAGGTGGTGTAAGGGGGAGTAGAAAGGAGAACTAGATAAAAACTCATACAATACTACTCCAgctggaaggaaagaagaaagagagaagaaaaacacacaaatcctGCTACTAGTGATGCTTTCACCGCGacgcagcaacggcagcagggCAACCGCCAATCGCCGACCGCCGTTCTGTGCGTTCTCCCATGTTCTCTCGTCCTCTCGTGccccctcctcctcatcctcctttCGCTCGATCGACTGTGAGTATCATCAGCAGCTTCCGGACAGCCAAAGCCGGCTACAGGGAAAGGCAGTTCGACAGCAGTGGTAGCTAGGTGTGGCTGCAACAACGCTCGCTGCAATATTCACCTCACCACCGCGACAcggccaccacccaccaccagtaccagcaccagcatccacgacagcagcaccggctagtagcagtagtagcagcagttgcagtagaagcagcagcaccagcagtaacagcagcacagGTGAATGCATAAGGTTGCAGCCGAAGCCGCCCCccgccaaccaccatcgaGACGTAGGATCACCGTCGCGCACCGCCGTACTGCTCCCTGGAAGAAGCTGCGTGGACAGGCTGAGTGATGACGTGACGGgcctttctccttccttcctccttcctggcTGATGCTCTTTCGCCGAAGAACTCCACCAGCCGAATCGATCCACCGGAACACCCCTGCTCCGCTGCTCTGCTTGGTCAGGCCAGGAACTCCGGGTCTGTCGTCAATAGCAGCACCGgatactcctcctcctcccttttcGATAACGATAACACTATGTGTAACCCCCGGGTACTCGCTgcgagccagtcagccaaccagcataCACAGCATCTCATCTGCAGAGCGATCTTCAAAGGTAGCTCCGCGGACATGACAGCACGCAGTGGCACCACGCACCTTCGAGTGTCTCCTCGCCTCTCGTATgtatgctcctgctgctggctgcttctTCGCCCGCGTTCCTCTCACCTATCGGCCGCTCCGCCACAAAGCATGAGCGGAAAAGAGCTGCACAGCACACCAACCCGCTACGGAAAACAGCATTAGGGACGCAACACTGAGTCTGGATAGGCAAATCTGCAGGCAGCAGGAGCGCGCGCAGCAACCGCATTTGCCCTAAGTGAATGTGAGACGGATATTCGTTTAGTACCAGGCAGATTAGCCGAAGAGATACAGCCGTTTTCGATCTATACACAGGTAGGTGATGTTGTGCGTGTTTTGGGATCACATCATCTAGTTCCGGCCATGATACGGGCCATGTTTGTGTatgataaataaaaacaaaaaccaaaatcatGTAACACAATTTCTGGTTAGTAACGGAAACCCGCATATCGTGGTCCTGTGACCAGTAAGTCCGGTACGACGCgcggagaaaagaaaaagaaacaggaaaCAATAAGAGACAGAACTAATCTGTTGGAAAACCAAATCGAAAGGAAACCTTTCGCAAGAATCGCTCCATTCAGTGAAACAAGGGGATCGCGTTATTTCGAAGATGCGCTTATGGCTGGATGCATCCGAATCAGATCACccttttcgatttgtttttatctATCGATGGACGACTCTCGTGAAACACTTTCCTTTTCAAATCCAATCCGAGGCAACGCTTCGCTCCATAGTGTCGTACCGCCATACTAATGTCAATTGCAATAAGATAAACGAAGGTCCGGGAATTGGTGTTTACGCATCCTTTCGGGGCAAATTAATACTCGCAAGTGTGGGGGGTGTTAACCGAAGCGCAGAAGAGACCGCTTACTGAacaggaaaaataaaatactacTATGCTAGTAAATAGTGATCATTACCTCTGATAATTGGCGATCGCCTGTCGTCCGAGCTAAAAGACTCTCCTCTGGTGCAGGACCTAACAGCAAGCACTGTGTCGGACTGTGGGGAAAAGAGATAAGCAAACATCCGGTTAGAGCGTCTAATCTGTCAACAAGCGTAGTgataagcgagcgagaggacaCGTACCTTGCACGAAAGACTGCCGCTTCGGGAGCTTAGTAATGAGCTGCACGATCAGCAGGGCTGCGAGAGCGCGAGTCCTTGCCACGGGATGATTTACTACCTGAGCGTGAGCGTGGGGTACGGGACTTGGAGCGTGAATACGAACGTCGATGACGCTCGGCGCTGCGGGACCTTGACCGGCGACGGTAGCGTTCCCGGGAACGTCCTCGTTCGCGTCCGTTGTGCCTGTTGCCACCTCCACGGCGCTGGGGCGATGTCGGGCGACCGTAGCGCGCCATCTGGACGCGAAGCTCCCTGCCGTCCAACATGCGCCCATCCATGGCATCTAGTGCATCCTCGGCATCACGTTTGTCGTAGAATCTGAATCGCGGGACGGGGAAAGCGAACATCGTTCATTTGGAGTCCAGGTACGCCGGAACCGTTCTGCTTCACAAACTTACCGTACGAAGGCAAATCCACGGCTTTCGCGCGTGTGTCTATCGCGGGGAATGTAAATATCGCCCACCTCTCCGCAACGCTCGAACACGCGTCTCAAATCGTCCGGGGTGGTGCGATACGTTAAGTTGTCGACCTAGATAGCGGAACGATAACAGGTTAGGGTCGCGCAGGCTGCTTCGACTAAGATGGTGGGGCCGACTTTCAGCCAGCTTtctccgcagtagcagcagctgctggtcaAAGTACCCGCAACTATGGGCTGAGAAAACCCACTCCAAGCGTCTCACGACGACGGCACCAAACGTTCGATGGTTCGGAAAACGTAAAACTGAACACCACCGAGCGGTCCCACGCGGAGCCCGACTTGGGAAAAATATCCGCACTTACCTTCAACGAAATCATGCCATCAATCCTTGGCGGCGGTCGCGCGTATCCGCTCATTTTGATGAGTTTACAGTTCCACGAGCGGAAAACAATGTGCACACACAAGTTCTCTCCGTTGGGCCACTATTGAAAATAATCTTTCTGAATGATCCACGCCGagttttctcccaaaaaagcAATTATTCTTGCCCGCACGCGACGCCAGCGAGTTCACAGAAAAGTTCGGGAAAATGGCCGacaacgccgccaccgcttGCAAATACTTCCCTCGGAATCCGTTTCAAGCAACACCGacgtttctctttttcaccaCCTGGTGGTCCTGTGAAAAACAGCACAATGATAGATTTCGCGGACGCAAATCACGAAcacgtttttgtgtgtttcttctAAAATCTTTCGTTAGTCCGCATTTTACCCTCTATGTATAGCGTGTCCAGATTAGTGTACCCTTATGTAGTTAGTCATTATTCCCTCGCGAGTCGCTGGTATTCTGGGATCAACGAGAAACTACGAAAAGTGCTCAGCAAGATGCCGCTCGACCCAAAACACATCGCCGAGGCGCAGAAACAGCGGTTAAAGTTGAAGCAGAAAGTGGCTAAAATTTCACCCGGCATCGTCAATCTGCAAGTACTGGGCTGCGGAGCGCCGGGTACTCCGGCGTCCGTGTACCTGTTCACGGACCAGACCCGGTACCTGTTTAATTGCGGCGAGGGCACGCAGCGGCTCGCGTACGAGCACAAGACGAAGCTGTCCTGCTTGGAGAACATTTTCATGACTCGCACCAGCTGGGACCGTATCGGGGGT is a window of Anopheles aquasalis chromosome 2, idAnoAquaMG_Q_19, whole genome shotgun sequence DNA encoding:
- the LOC126571498 gene encoding serine/arginine-rich splicing factor 2; the encoded protein is MSGYARPPPRIDGMISLKVDNLTYRTTPDDLRRVFERCGEVGDIYIPRDRHTRESRGFAFVRFYDKRDAEDALDAMDGRMLDGRELRVQMARYGRPTSPQRRGGGNRHNGRERGRSRERYRRRSRSRSAERHRRSYSRSKSRTPRSRSGSKSSRGKDSRSRSPADRAAHY